A region from the Paraburkholderia youngii genome encodes:
- the pdxA gene encoding 4-hydroxythreonine-4-phosphate dehydrogenase PdxA has product MTSAAQHAHRPLQIAITTGEPAGVGPELTAQALAGAAAHWPHAQFTVLGDAQLLAERARAVGVDWAALLAQGPRVRLEPHPLGAPAQAGKLDAANGRYVLDLLDAAIDGAVAGRFDAIVTAPLQKSTINDAGVPFTGHTEYLAERTHTPRVVMMLAGTGKRPLRVALATTHLPLKDVSAALTIESLVATLRIIDHDLRHHFGLPAPRILVTGLNPHAGENGYLGREEIDVITPALQQVNGEGIDARGPYPADTLFQPRYLDEADCVLAMFHDQGLPVLKFATFGEGINVTLGLPIIRTSVDHGTALDLAGTGRADAGSLMAAIETAVSMAQHRRAG; this is encoded by the coding sequence ATGACGAGCGCTGCTCAGCACGCCCACCGCCCGCTGCAGATCGCGATCACGACCGGCGAGCCCGCCGGCGTCGGTCCCGAACTGACCGCGCAGGCGCTGGCGGGTGCGGCGGCGCACTGGCCTCACGCGCAGTTCACCGTGCTCGGCGATGCGCAATTGCTCGCTGAGCGGGCGCGCGCGGTCGGTGTCGATTGGGCCGCGCTGCTCGCGCAGGGCCCGCGCGTGCGGCTCGAACCTCACCCGCTCGGCGCGCCCGCGCAGGCAGGCAAGCTCGACGCCGCGAACGGCCGCTACGTGCTCGACCTGCTCGATGCGGCGATCGACGGTGCGGTGGCCGGCAGGTTCGACGCGATCGTCACCGCGCCGCTGCAAAAAAGCACGATCAACGACGCCGGTGTGCCGTTCACCGGCCACACCGAATATCTGGCCGAGCGCACCCATACGCCGCGCGTCGTGATGATGCTCGCGGGCACCGGCAAGCGGCCGCTGCGCGTCGCGCTCGCGACCACGCATCTGCCGTTGAAGGACGTGTCGGCGGCCTTGACGATCGAAAGCCTCGTCGCGACGCTGCGCATCATCGATCACGACCTGCGTCATCACTTCGGTTTGCCCGCGCCGCGCATTCTCGTGACGGGGCTCAATCCGCACGCGGGCGAAAACGGCTACCTGGGCCGCGAGGAAATCGACGTGATCACGCCGGCGTTGCAGCAGGTGAACGGCGAGGGCATCGACGCGCGCGGTCCGTATCCGGCCGACACGCTGTTCCAGCCGCGTTATCTCGATGAAGCCGACTGCGTGCTCGCGATGTTCCACGACCAGGGCCTGCCGGTGCTGAAATTCGCGACGTTCGGCGAAGGGATCAACGTGACGCTCGGCCTGCCGATCATCCGCACCTCGGTCGATCACGGCACCGCGCTCGATCTGGCCGGCACCGGCCGCGCCGACGCGGGCAGCCTGATGGCCGCGATCGAGACGGCTGTTTCGATGGCGCAGCATCGTCGCGCGGGCTGA